One Armatimonadota bacterium genomic window, ATTGCGTCAACATCCAAGTTACTCAAAACTTTGAGGTTTTGTCTTGCTAAATATTTTGCACCTTCAAAATCACCTGAGGTGAATACCGGTGTCCCACAGCACATTTGCTCGCGTGGGATGACGACTTCGACTCCAAAGTGAGTCAGTAGATTGACGACTGCTTCTCCAATCTCCGGATAAATCAGGTCTGCTCCACACCCCACAAAGTATGCTACGCGGTACTTTCTATTTGTTGTTGGTATGACCTCCGGCATGCGGTCGCGAAAGGTTTTTAGCTGAAAGTAAGGAATTGCTTTGTCAAATGGAAGGCCAAGGATGGGTAGGATTAGCCTGGCTGGACTGTATCTACTTTGTAGGATGATTGCTCGCTGAAGGAAACCGAGAAGTTTGGCACTTGCTGGGAACATCCTTCTAGCAGTCATTGCACGACGGAATATCAAGCGCTTTATTAAGGGGATGCCGCATTCAATCGCAAGATGATGTCGTGCATTGAGCACCGCCTGATTGGGACTGACGCCACTTGGGCACTCTGCTGTGCATGCACGACAGCTTATGCATAGTTCGATGAGTTTGCGATATCTTTGGCTAAGCGAGACATCGCCGCCATATACTCCCCTTATCAAGCGAACGCGTCCTCTAGGTGAAGCAGCTTCTTCGCCAATCTCCTTATAAACGGGGCATGCGGCTTTGCAATAACCACACTTTATGCAATTGAAAGTCAGGCGGTCGAGTTCATTTAACATAAGCTTATGTCGTTTGGTCAGTAAATATCTTTCCGGGGTTGAGAATCCCTTTTGGGTCTAGGGCAGATTTAATGGTGCGCATCATACCTAAAGTACCTGGGCCAACTTCGCGAGCTAAATATCTTGATTTAGCAAATCCAATTCCGTGCTCGCCAGAGACAGTCCCGCCAAGCTGCAGAGCCGCATTGAATATCTCTTCGATGGCTTTCTCGACACGCGCCATTTCCTCTTTATCTCGCTGGTCAGTCAGGATTGTTGGATGAAGGTTGCCATCTCCCGCATGTCCAAATGTTCCAATCGTAAGTGAATATTTATCTGCAATACGATTAATTTCGCTAACCATGTCGGCAAGTTGGCTTCTTGGCACAGTGGCATCTTCAAGAATAGCGGTAGGGCGAACTCGAGCCAATGCGGCAAGGGCCGAACGCCTTGCTTCCCAAACCCTGTCCCGCTCCGCATGGGTTGAGGCTACTTGAACTTCTGAAGCGTTATGAGATGTCATTATGCTGGCTGCCTTATCTGCTTCCTCGGCAACTTGGGCAGATGCGCCGTCAACTTCCAGCAAAAGCATAGCGCCTGCATCAATTGGAAGGCCAATTTTCTTGAACTCCTCTACAGTGCGAATGGTCACATTATCCATTATCTCCAGCGTGGCAGGCATAATCCCTGCGCTAATAATAGCTGATACCGTCTCTGCTGCTTGAGTTAGCTGTGAGAAAAGACCAACCATGGAGCGGCGTGCCTTTGGTAAAGGAAGGAGCTTAAAGGTAAGCTTTGTGAACACCGCCAGTGTGCCTTCAGAGCCACATAACAGATGCACTAAGTCATAACCAGCTACTGATTTCATGGTGACGGCCCCGGCTTTGAAAAACTCACCTGTTGGGGTTGCACCTTCAATTACCTTAATATAGTCTGCTGTTACTCCATATTTGATTGCTCGAAGGCCACCGGCATTCTCAGCTACGTTGCCACCCAAAGTCGAAACTTTGATGCTTCCTGGGTCAGGAGGATACATGAGACCAACTGCCTCTACTGCGGATGCAAGATCGGCGGTGATAACGCCTGGCTCAACCGTCGCGAGCAGATTTGATTGGTCAATCTCTATGATTCGGTTCATGCGTCCTAGATCAAGTACAAGCCCGCCAGCAGCTGGAACAGAGCCGCCACTTAACCCAGTGCCAGCACCACGGGGTGTAACATGCAACCCTTCCTCGTTTGCCAAGTGAAGAATTGCGCAGACTTCTTCAGCACTGCCAGCTCTTACGATTGCTTCTGGGCAATGCTCAACGTGTTGGGCATCATAGCCGTAGCACACCAAGTCCTCTGGAGCAGTAAGCACATACTTAGACCCTGATATTTCTTGTAATTTACGCAATATGGATTCGCGCATGTTTAGCACCCTAGTTATTTATTAATTCATATTCTCAGGCGATGAAGTAAGGAGGGCATTTAGTTTATTAGATAAGAGCTTAATCATTGAGTATTCTCACCGTTGGTTGCCAGTCAAGTTTTCTCAGAAGTTCAATATAGTCCTGTTCCGTCATTTCTTCTGGCCGCTTACCTGATAGTGCTACAAGGATTCCCTCGACGACATTTGTTGCAAATGTTCTTCCATCGAACTCCCGAGTAGATGTAACCAGCATTTTGACTTTGCAGGCTTTCATGTTGTCAATGTCGGATTGGGTAAGTGTATTTGTAATAACTACCTTACCAGTCATAGCTCCGGATTCAGGTGTGGGCATAAACCTCTTTATTATTTTGAAGTCGCCTGCCACGACATCTGCCCAGCGGAAGTACTTCTCGTGTCTGGGCGTATTCTTCTCCTGTTGCTCGCCGATTGGATAGAGCCACTTGAACGGTAGCCTGCAGATTAGCGGCAGGAAAATCAGTCCCAGTATTTTTAGCATGCCCCATGAAGTTATTGGTATTGGCACCCCAACATTGAACAGCAAATCGCCGTAGATAACTTGGCCTTTGGGTCGTGTTAATCGCCAAAGTGATTCTGCCATGCCAAAGCGGTCCACTCCGCAGACTAGCAAGACTTTCTTGGTTTGGAAGTCCACGATTCCCTCGCGCTGGAGCCATTCAATAGTCTCGCGCTCAAGTGTGTTTTTGATGCCACTACCATCAACAACTGGGGTTTTAATGGCTAAGCGTGCTAATTTATCTGCATCTCGGATTGTATACCGTCGTTTTCCAGCATAAAGATACCGGTCTATGCCGCCAAGTCCAATTGCGTCTACTTTCCCGTCTAATTCGCGCATTAACTCGGCAAATCGCTTGAAGTCGCCATTTGTCCCAATCCTGGCTATCTCGAACTCTTCGCCCAGAAGAGTAGTCCTAACTGTTTTATCTCCCTTCGGCGAGCCCAGGCTCACGCTGACGATGCGCTTCATTCTTAACTCCTAGTTTTCCAGGAAAAACAAGGGCTTGACTTCTTGAACTCGGCGATTGTGTAGAGCAGTATATAGTCTTCCACTCTAGTTTCCTCGGAAATGGCTTGTGCAATCTTCTCGCAATCTTCCTCTGTTCGCCCGTGAATCATAGTATATATGTTGTAGGGAAAATCAGGAAGCCTAGGGCGTTGGTAGCAGTGACTTACCTCACGATACCTTGTTGCAATACCAGCAAAGCTTTCTACTAAAGTATCCGGTACATTCCACACGCCCATTGCATTAGCTTGGAAGCCTGCCTGATGATGTCTGACCAAGGCGCCAAAGCGGCGAATAGTCCCATCGGATTTCCATGCTTTAAGCTGAGAAAGGAGTTCCTCTTCGGTAATACCAATGGCTTCTGATACCGTTTTGAATGGTTCCTTCTCAACCGGCAAGCCATTATTAAAGACACGCACTATACTTTTTTGTTTCTCGTTCATTAGAATCTGAAGTTCACGTCTATTTTGAACATCCGCTCAGCTGGCAGCAAACATATATCCGATATGCCTGTTTTGGCTCTGATTTGGGATAAGATATTGTCTATCTCAGATGAATTTTGGCATGCCAATGTAAACCACAGATTATATTTGTGTCTCCTGCCATAATTGTGTGTCACCTGGGGAAACTCGTTCACAATGTTCGCAACTTCCAAAAGGCGATTTTCTGGAACTTTCATTGCTACAAGGGTGCTTTCATAGCCAAGCTTACGAGAATCAAACACCGGTCCAATCTTGCGGATAACACCAGATTCGATAAGTTGCCTAACACGTGAGAGGATTTCCGATTCGGTAGTCCCCAAGCGCTCTGCAATTATTTGATATGGCCGAGATGCAAGAGGAAAGTCTGTTTGAATAATGTTCAAAATCTGTTTATCCAGGTCGTCCACAGCGCATTCTCCGCAGTATAGCCTTTCACAAGTATAACGTTAGCGGTTCTTCTCGTCAAATCAGGTAGGAATACTAGCGTAGTTTGGCATGGATATTGAAGCTTGATTTAGTGAGGCCAAAAGATCAGACCTTCAATAAAGAAATGCAACAGGTGGTAAGCGGAATGCACATTACTTTTAGCAAAGAGAGTATTGTACTGATTGCAATATGCCTAGCCGATATGCTGTTCACCATCTTAGTTATTGCGATGGGCAAAGCGGTGGAGGCAAACCCACTAATGGCTGAATGCATTCGCAGGGGCTTTTGGCATTTCTGTTTGGTTAAGATTGGTGTTGTTATTCCGCTAGTAGTGCTTGCTGAGTGGTATAAGAACTATAACCCGGTTTTTGTGCGGAAAGCTCTACGCGTGGGAATCACGGGGTATATTAGTCTATATTTCGGCGTACTGCTTGCCGTTAATCTTTTTTAATCAACCTCCGTACCTCCACTCCTCCGGCATCGGGGCGGATTCCCGGGAGTCCGCCCCGGTTTCCTTTTTAGTTCTTTGCAGATAGCTTTTCAATAAGTTCTGCGACCTCTTCTCTTGCTTTTAATAAAACGTGCGGGTCGAGAGTATATTCCTTCGGTGAACGTACTACCGTGTCGCTAACCGCGAGAACCTTTTGAATTTTGCCTTTAGAGTTGGAATCTGCCTTGCAGGCTAATTTGCTTAACAAATAGAAGTATTCATAGTCCTCGATGCCGTCACGGATGCATTCCAACCTAATTGAGCTAAAAGGCTTTCCACCCGGACCTGGGTAAATAAGATGGCCGTCGCCATTATAGTCGTCGAAAGTAAAGGTGTTCCAAGGCACATCAGGCCAGCGCTTTCCTTCTCTTATGGCTTCTAAGGCTTTTGGGTCTTCATGCGCCCGATGCTCTTCTGGCAAGCCAGCTGCTACTCGGTTTGTAGTCCAGTTATTCACAGCATAATAGAGAAATCCGGGTATGCGGTACTTCCAATTCATCCAAAAGATGACCCGCGGGTCTATCGCTGGATAATCAATGAAGAAATTTGGATATGGATGTGCTGGCACACAGCAAACATACCACCAGACTTCATCAGCTGCTTTTGTATATTCCTCAGCATCACTCTGTTGCCAGTTAGAAGTTAGCGGTACCCAAATGTCAACATAACCTTTCAATTCTTTATTCGGAGCAACAGTGCACATCCGAGGCAAGTCTGGGAACTCTTTTTTTACCCAACCGTACATGTCGCGAAGTTCGGCGTATTTATCGGGTTTGATTTCGTCGAAGCCATACAGGTATGCTTTGTCCCACCACCCTCTTTCTTTGAGAAAAGCCTCATATTCCTTAATCATTTTGGCCAATTCAGCCCTGCCATTTTTATCCCTATTGTGTGTGTAGGCAAGGCAAAAGGCATTCAGGCCACGCTGTATGCAAAATGGTAGATCCTCTTTACTTGGGGCAGGTGTATTAGTGTAAATATTGGTTGGATTGAGGCGATGTTCGAGCATGAATTCGTAATACCTGAGCTTAATTTCTTCTGTCATGCCACCATACCATGCGGAAATTTCATGAGGAAACAATGCAAAGGCTGTCTTTAAGTGCAATGTGGTTGGAAGCGAAAAATTCCAAACCTTAACCTCAATTGGCAGTGAGGATTCCGGGGCGTTGGCTGGCTTGATGGTGATTACCCCTTTGTAGACTCCTGCTGGAATATCTGCAGGCGCATGCACTGTTAGCCAGATAGGCTGGATGAAGTCGGGCGAAACGTCGAATGTCTTCATTTCAAGAAGAGGGTCAGGCCACCAGCCGACATATTCAACGTCGTATCTAGGCTTTCTGGTCTTTACATAATCCACTAATTCGAGCTTAATTCTATCTGTCGGTATGACGGCGCCACCAGGACCTTTAAGCGGCGAAACGGCTACCTTGACGTCTCTGAGTGCACGAGCGTATGGTAGTATGAGTACCTGGCCTGATTCATATTCGTTTCGAGCTAAACTTAGCTTTAAGGGAGCCCCAATTTCGCCTTCAAAAAGCTTTTCTCGGAATACTTTATTTAGTGAAACCTCTGGCGCGAGTAAGTATCCCTTGCTTTCTTTGTCGGCGCAAGCATATCGTGCGCGTGCGACATCTCTTTCTATGGCATCCAGTTTCTCTGTAAATTTGGCCCACTTTTCAGTGCTTGTATTTGCCGTTAGCGAGAAAGAGAGTATCTCATTAAGTTTCAGTTTTAGTTGGCCAACAGCTTTTGAAATCTCTGGAGTTTTGGCCATACAATTCCGCACGATTGCGCGGTATTTTTCCAAACGAGCACGATTTGGAGTGATGTTGATAGAAACCGGAGCACCCCTGACGATTTCACGCTTCGTCGGACTTTCCAATACTGCGAGGCTTAATTTATGCTTGCCCTCTGGAACACTTACCGAAACATTCAATTCCGAATCTCCCGGCAGTAACTTACTGCTTCCCAAAGAAATCAACTTTTCGTCAAGCATAGCTTCTGCATGAATGGATACTATCTTCTTCGTGGGATTTGAAATCTTAATTTTGAACTGATGTTTCTTTGGGAGGAGAATTTGAGTAGGGCTTATGGATGCGATAAGCGCGTCATTGCCTTGGAATACTATGCGCCCAAAGTTAGATGGTTCATTAAATTCTACTTCAACGGGAGACCACGTACTGAACTCTTGTCTTGATATCTGGTGCCTAGCGAAGTTTGCTTTCCATACTTCGCCTGGCTTTGGCGCTGACACTCCCAATGAATCGAATGGAATGATGAAAGTAGCCGTCCATGCGTATTTTTCACTATTTGTTACTACCGACCAATTGCCGTCCCAGGATTTTCCATCGGTTGACTGGCCTCTAGAGTCGAACCTTGTTCCCGCGCAGTTTGCGACCAAGTGAAAGAATGTCTTGCTATCGCATTTGGGATCAAGGAAAACCTCGACCGAGTCGTCTCTCCATGCTGGGCCGTCTCTTTCCAAAACTTTGGAACTAAGGTTCTGGGCATTTGGGTCAAAGCATCGAAAGGCAATGTACAGGTTGGCATTATCATAAGCAAGACGAACCTCGGTCTGCATAGTAGGCAAGCTTTTGCTCCTAAACCCAACAAATCCCGATATTGAAGTGGGAAAGTTTCGCATAAAATCAAGCGCAGTGTTATTAGGAGATTTGCCATTTTTCATTATGTGCGCTACTGCTTTTAGTTCGGGTATCATGCGCACAGTGACCAGTGGTGAAATTACCTTTTCCGCTGAGGCAGATATCGCAATTAAAGCAAAAATGGGTATTAGGGCACGGCGAAACATCGGCTACCTCCCTGAGTTTTTGCTGTTAGCTTGATTTAGTTTAACAGAAGGGTGCAGTCTCAGCAATCCTGAACTTTTCGATATTTTAATCAAGCTGAACAAAGATGTTTTCTTGATGAGTAACAGGGTTCTGAAGGATAAACCAAAGATTCGACTAATCACCTTAAATGGTAAAGCTGCTACTTTAAAGCGAAGGGATGGAACTATGGAAAAAGTTAGAATGGCAGTAATAGGCGTCGGCGGGATGGGAGCATATCACGCAAACTACCTGAGAGCTGGCGAAGTCAAAGGGGCAGAGCTCACAGCTGTATGCGATATTGACGAAAGCAAGCTGGCTAAGTGGTCAGACTTGCCAACTTTTAAAGATAGCAAAGAGCTGATTCGCTCTGGGCTGGTTGATGCGGTGCTAATTGCTACACCGCATTATGATCATACGACCATTGGCATTGATGCCATGCAGCTGGGCATTCACGTTCTCACCGAGAAGCCGATTGCTGTGCACAAAGCTGATGCTGAGCGGATGATTGAGGCGCAAAAGGCAAAAAACGTTGTCTTTGCTGCAATGTTCCAAATGCGAACGGAGCCGCTGTGGAAAAAGATTAAGCAGCTAGTGGACAACGGCGAGCTGGGCGAAATTGTTCGGATAAACTGGATCGTAACCGATTGGTTCCGAACAGAGGCATACTACGCCAGCGGTGGATGGCGCGCGACGTGGCGTGGCGAAGGTGGTGGAGTGCTACTTAACCAATGCCCACACAACCTAGATCTTCTGCAGTGGATATTTGGCATGCCATCCAGAATTCGAGCGTTCTGCAGATTTGGAGCATACCATGACATTGAAGTCGAAGACCAAGTCAGTGCCTACTTGGAATATCCCAACGGTGCAACTGGCGTGTTCATAACAAGCACGGGCGAAGCACCAGGAACGAATAGGCTGGAGGTTGCCGGCGATAGGGGTAAGCTCGTCTATGAAAACGGAAAGATATCTTTTACCAGGAACGAAGTTCTTGCATCCGAATTCCTCCGCACTTCACCAATGGCATTTGCAAAACCACCTATCTGGAATGTAGATATACCATTTAGTGGAGAGCGTGGTGGGCACAAAGTAATCACACAGAACTTTGTTGATGCAATATTGACTGGCACGCCGCTTATTGCTCCGGCGGCTGAAGGCATCAATTCGGTTGAGATTGCGAATTGCATGCTTTATTCGACTTGGACCGATTCAACGGTAGAGCTTCCTCTTGATTCGGCGGCGTATGAGGCGGCGCTGAAGGAGCGAATTGCAACTTCGCGCTATGTAAAGAAAACAGTGGAGAAGGCAGAGGAAGATATTACTACTTCATTCAAGTAGTTAGAAAAAGGGAGTGGCTAATCGGTGAAATAAAATTGTTCCAGCCGCTCCCTTTTCTAGCTATTTTGTTTGTTGTAACGTCGAATCGGGTTTCAACCTTCTGCCCAGTGGAACTTTGAGTCGCCCAGTAGAAGCTGAATGTAATTAATCTGCCCATCATGGTATGTCATATGGTTTGCAGGCAAGAAGATTGCTTCATAAAGCGGGAAAACTGCTCCCCAGGGCATTGTTATCTGCTTTTCTAGGTCAGCCTCCGAGTGGCTGTCAATCGCCCGGCAGACAATGTCGGCGCTGTCCTTCACCAATTGCCCAAGCTCAGTCAG contains:
- a CDS encoding (Fe-S)-binding protein gives rise to the protein MLNELDRLTFNCIKCGYCKAACPVYKEIGEEAASPRGRVRLIRGVYGGDVSLSQRYRKLIELCISCRACTAECPSGVSPNQAVLNARHHLAIECGIPLIKRLIFRRAMTARRMFPASAKLLGFLQRAIILQSRYSPARLILPILGLPFDKAIPYFQLKTFRDRMPEVIPTTNRKYRVAYFVGCGADLIYPEIGEAVVNLLTHFGVEVVIPREQMCCGTPVFTSGDFEGAKYLARQNLKVLSNLDVDAIITACGSCGTTIKHEWHDLLGIEVPSELTSKVYDITEFLTDCLAVLLSAHTPKAKTITYHDPCHLVRGMGVRNQPRKLLSSLADTRYVELVGADTCCGGGGAYSIYHPDMSRKIGERKADNILKTEADLVATGCPVCILQLREMFSIAGISRQVEHTAVVLNRALKEKSQK
- a CDS encoding FAD-linked oxidase C-terminal domain-containing protein, translating into MRESILRKLQEISGSKYVLTAPEDLVCYGYDAQHVEHCPEAIVRAGSAEEVCAILHLANEEGLHVTPRGAGTGLSGGSVPAAGGLVLDLGRMNRIIEIDQSNLLATVEPGVITADLASAVEAVGLMYPPDPGSIKVSTLGGNVAENAGGLRAIKYGVTADYIKVIEGATPTGEFFKAGAVTMKSVAGYDLVHLLCGSEGTLAVFTKLTFKLLPLPKARRSMVGLFSQLTQAAETVSAIISAGIMPATLEIMDNVTIRTVEEFKKIGLPIDAGAMLLLEVDGASAQVAEEADKAASIMTSHNASEVQVASTHAERDRVWEARRSALAALARVRPTAILEDATVPRSQLADMVSEINRIADKYSLTIGTFGHAGDGNLHPTILTDQRDKEEMARVEKAIEEIFNAALQLGGTVSGEHGIGFAKSRYLAREVGPGTLGMMRTIKSALDPKGILNPGKIFTDQTT
- a CDS encoding quinate 5-dehydrogenase gives rise to the protein MKRIVSVSLGSPKGDKTVRTTLLGEEFEIARIGTNGDFKRFAELMRELDGKVDAIGLGGIDRYLYAGKRRYTIRDADKLARLAIKTPVVDGSGIKNTLERETIEWLQREGIVDFQTKKVLLVCGVDRFGMAESLWRLTRPKGQVIYGDLLFNVGVPIPITSWGMLKILGLIFLPLICRLPFKWLYPIGEQQEKNTPRHEKYFRWADVVAGDFKIIKRFMPTPESGAMTGKVVITNTLTQSDIDNMKACKVKMLVTSTREFDGRTFATNVVEGILVALSGKRPEEMTEQDYIELLRKLDWQPTVRILND
- a CDS encoding Lrp/AsnC family transcriptional regulator: MNEKQKSIVRVFNNGLPVEKEPFKTVSEAIGITEEELLSQLKAWKSDGTIRRFGALVRHHQAGFQANAMGVWNVPDTLVESFAGIATRYREVSHCYQRPRLPDFPYNIYTMIHGRTEEDCEKIAQAISEETRVEDYILLYTIAEFKKSSPCFSWKTRS
- a CDS encoding AsnC family transcriptional regulator, which encodes MDDLDKQILNIIQTDFPLASRPYQIIAERLGTTESEILSRVRQLIESGVIRKIGPVFDSRKLGYESTLVAMKVPENRLLEVANIVNEFPQVTHNYGRRHKYNLWFTLACQNSSEIDNILSQIRAKTGISDICLLPAERMFKIDVNFRF
- a CDS encoding DUF5658 family protein is translated as MHITFSKESIVLIAICLADMLFTILVIAMGKAVEANPLMAECIRRGFWHFCLVKIGVVIPLVVLAEWYKNYNPVFVRKALRVGITGYISLYFGVLLAVNLF
- a CDS encoding DUF6067 family protein, giving the protein MFRRALIPIFALIAISASAEKVISPLVTVRMIPELKAVAHIMKNGKSPNNTALDFMRNFPTSISGFVGFRSKSLPTMQTEVRLAYDNANLYIAFRCFDPNAQNLSSKVLERDGPAWRDDSVEVFLDPKCDSKTFFHLVANCAGTRFDSRGQSTDGKSWDGNWSVVTNSEKYAWTATFIIPFDSLGVSAPKPGEVWKANFARHQISRQEFSTWSPVEVEFNEPSNFGRIVFQGNDALIASISPTQILLPKKHQFKIKISNPTKKIVSIHAEAMLDEKLISLGSSKLLPGDSELNVSVSVPEGKHKLSLAVLESPTKREIVRGAPVSINITPNRARLEKYRAIVRNCMAKTPEISKAVGQLKLKLNEILSFSLTANTSTEKWAKFTEKLDAIERDVARARYACADKESKGYLLAPEVSLNKVFREKLFEGEIGAPLKLSLARNEYESGQVLILPYARALRDVKVAVSPLKGPGGAVIPTDRIKLELVDYVKTRKPRYDVEYVGWWPDPLLEMKTFDVSPDFIQPIWLTVHAPADIPAGVYKGVITIKPANAPESSLPIEVKVWNFSLPTTLHLKTAFALFPHEISAWYGGMTEEIKLRYYEFMLEHRLNPTNIYTNTPAPSKEDLPFCIQRGLNAFCLAYTHNRDKNGRAELAKMIKEYEAFLKERGWWDKAYLYGFDEIKPDKYAELRDMYGWVKKEFPDLPRMCTVAPNKELKGYVDIWVPLTSNWQQSDAEEYTKAADEVWWYVCCVPAHPYPNFFIDYPAIDPRVIFWMNWKYRIPGFLYYAVNNWTTNRVAAGLPEEHRAHEDPKALEAIREGKRWPDVPWNTFTFDDYNGDGHLIYPGPGGKPFSSIRLECIRDGIEDYEYFYLLSKLACKADSNSKGKIQKVLAVSDTVVRSPKEYTLDPHVLLKAREEVAELIEKLSAKN
- a CDS encoding Gfo/Idh/MocA family oxidoreductase, which encodes MEKVRMAVIGVGGMGAYHANYLRAGEVKGAELTAVCDIDESKLAKWSDLPTFKDSKELIRSGLVDAVLIATPHYDHTTIGIDAMQLGIHVLTEKPIAVHKADAERMIEAQKAKNVVFAAMFQMRTEPLWKKIKQLVDNGELGEIVRINWIVTDWFRTEAYYASGGWRATWRGEGGGVLLNQCPHNLDLLQWIFGMPSRIRAFCRFGAYHDIEVEDQVSAYLEYPNGATGVFITSTGEAPGTNRLEVAGDRGKLVYENGKISFTRNEVLASEFLRTSPMAFAKPPIWNVDIPFSGERGGHKVITQNFVDAILTGTPLIAPAAEGINSVEIANCMLYSTWTDSTVELPLDSAAYEAALKERIATSRYVKKTVEKAEEDITTSFK